From one Nonomuraea polychroma genomic stretch:
- a CDS encoding neutral zinc metallopeptidase: protein MGVAGVLGIVFGSMAALFALIIVGAALLKSSSRSETTNPVAIPSYEPPSRETDDPEPFPTRTRPTQRESQEPQTQPKVTLNTSLRNNTVYRAGALPRLNCPAGNASIFNHSQLKALILKTGKCMDRAWGPILQKQGIPFRPPGYAIASRRGRGACGDYPHAGNIVPYYCPRNSTIYASTSAMARGNGNARGYGEIISWHGGIVSMMAHEYGHHVQNITGLLNSWWSSTLDSSSQSGKLALSRRLELQATCFGGMWMRSVAASYPVSMADRRQLFRFYGQVGDYPGYPRDHGSPLNNNRWFRQGWEKSKAYQCNTWLAPSSTTS from the coding sequence ATGGGCGTCGCCGGGGTGCTCGGCATCGTGTTCGGGTCGATGGCGGCGCTGTTCGCGCTGATCATCGTCGGAGCGGCCCTGCTGAAGTCCTCGTCGCGGTCGGAGACGACGAACCCGGTGGCGATCCCGTCGTACGAGCCGCCGTCACGCGAGACCGACGATCCCGAGCCCTTCCCCACGCGCACGCGGCCCACGCAGCGGGAGAGCCAGGAGCCTCAGACGCAGCCCAAGGTCACGCTCAACACGAGCCTGAGGAACAACACCGTCTACCGGGCGGGCGCGTTGCCGCGGCTCAACTGCCCGGCCGGCAACGCCAGCATCTTCAACCACAGCCAGCTCAAGGCGCTGATCCTGAAGACCGGCAAGTGCATGGACCGGGCGTGGGGGCCGATCCTGCAGAAGCAGGGCATCCCGTTCCGCCCGCCGGGCTACGCGATCGCGTCCAGGCGCGGCCGGGGCGCCTGCGGCGACTACCCGCACGCGGGCAACATCGTGCCGTACTACTGCCCGCGCAACAGCACGATCTACGCCTCCACCTCCGCCATGGCCCGGGGTAACGGCAACGCCCGCGGCTACGGCGAGATCATCAGCTGGCACGGCGGGATCGTCAGCATGATGGCCCACGAGTACGGCCACCACGTCCAGAACATCACGGGGCTGCTGAACTCCTGGTGGAGCAGCACGCTGGACTCCTCCAGCCAGAGCGGCAAGCTGGCATTGAGCCGGAGGCTGGAGCTCCAGGCCACCTGCTTCGGCGGCATGTGGATGCGGTCGGTGGCGGCGTCGTACCCGGTGAGCATGGCCGACCGCAGGCAGCTGTTCCGGTTCTACGGCCAGGTGGGCGACTATCCGGGCTATCCGCGCGACCACGGCTCGCCGCTGAACAACAATCGCTGGTTCCGGCAGGGGTGGGAGAAGAGCAAGGCATACCAGTGCAACACGTGGCTGGCGCCGTCCTCAACGACCTCCTGA
- a CDS encoding LysR family transcriptional regulator translates to MNLQQLRYVVATAEHRTMTDAARSLYIAQPALSRAIRDLERELGMTLFARSGRGVVVTAQGRRVVKLAREALDAVHEIEGLANHSGVSEAELRIASTPSLEAGLAGRLLPAYTAEHPGVRVQIVRCDGREGVVTAIRDQRADLGLTDLPVPADLVTHPLERQEIVLISPPGLDLPNPVPMGKLHGMRLALPARGSTRRRELDAMFGKYAVTPVVVLETDERNGWLNAVRAGQASLLWYRGMAEQASRAGLVVRSLEPAVRRVIAVVHARRRLPLIAQDFLATAEKGTAA, encoded by the coding sequence ATGAATCTCCAGCAGCTCCGCTATGTGGTCGCGACTGCGGAGCACCGCACCATGACCGACGCGGCCAGGTCGCTCTACATCGCGCAGCCTGCGCTGTCCCGCGCGATCCGCGATCTCGAGCGCGAGCTCGGCATGACACTGTTCGCTCGTTCCGGCCGTGGCGTGGTCGTCACCGCACAGGGCCGCCGGGTGGTCAAGCTGGCCAGGGAAGCGCTCGACGCCGTTCACGAGATCGAGGGCCTGGCCAACCACAGCGGCGTCAGCGAGGCGGAGCTCCGCATCGCCTCGACGCCCAGCCTCGAGGCCGGCCTCGCCGGGCGGTTGTTGCCCGCCTACACGGCCGAGCACCCGGGCGTGCGCGTCCAGATCGTCCGTTGCGACGGCCGAGAGGGCGTCGTCACCGCGATCCGGGATCAACGAGCCGATCTCGGGCTCACCGATCTTCCCGTGCCCGCCGACCTCGTCACGCATCCACTCGAACGCCAGGAGATCGTGCTGATCTCCCCACCCGGGCTCGATCTGCCCAATCCGGTGCCCATGGGCAAGCTGCACGGCATGCGCCTGGCGCTGCCGGCCCGCGGCAGCACCCGGCGCAGGGAACTCGACGCGATGTTCGGCAAGTACGCGGTCACCCCGGTGGTCGTGCTCGAAACCGACGAGCGCAACGGCTGGCTGAACGCGGTACGCGCCGGCCAGGCGTCCCTGCTGTGGTACCGCGGCATGGCCGAGCAGGCCAGTCGCGCCGGACTGGTGGTGCGGTCGCTCGAACCCGCCGTACGCCGCGTCATCGCCGTGGTGCACGCCCGTCGCCGCCTGCCGCTGATCGCCCAGGATTTCCTGGCCACCGCCGAAAAGGGGACAGCTGCCTGA
- a CDS encoding sensor histidine kinase, translating to MADLISSGAPLPSHSPLVWWRRQGLRFRLTVAAAAVLALALALSASVLLSVLDRALMDTVDESTRRQADAVRVAADAGTLTSPITTHDGTIVQVIDAQGRITHVTYGADRLVPLLDAQARASALREGEARLLDGRPYAIPGFLRVIVLSADHGQTVVAARPITEIQTSLATAGRVLLVGTPALLVLLAVASWLMIGRTLHPIAALRKGAADITHTARSRRLPVPQSRDEVHSLATTLNGMLARLEEAEQRQRALVSDAAHELRSPLASIRLQLEVALGHPDGQDWQETAEGVLEDAMRLSRLAEDLLALARLDERGGVPARREPVDLDEVVRQTVDRYAEARLTVCDPVVVRGDALDLSRVLTNLMDNAVRHTASKVEVALTADGVLTVTDDGPGIPEQDRERVFNRFTRLDSGRSRDEGGAGLGLAIVRETVRAHGGTVALEDAAPGLRAVVRLPVSR from the coding sequence GTGGCTGATCTTATTAGCTCGGGAGCTCCGCTCCCTTCGCACTCCCCGCTGGTGTGGTGGCGGCGGCAGGGGCTGCGGTTCAGGCTCACGGTGGCCGCCGCCGCGGTGCTCGCGCTGGCGCTCGCGCTGTCGGCGTCGGTGCTGCTGAGCGTGCTGGACAGGGCCCTGATGGACACCGTGGACGAGAGCACCAGGCGGCAGGCGGACGCGGTGCGGGTGGCCGCCGACGCCGGCACGCTGACCAGCCCGATCACCACCCACGACGGCACGATCGTGCAGGTCATCGACGCCCAGGGCCGGATCACGCACGTCACGTACGGCGCCGACCGGCTCGTGCCGCTGCTGGACGCCCAGGCCAGGGCGAGTGCGCTGCGCGAGGGCGAGGCGAGGCTGCTGGACGGGCGGCCGTACGCGATCCCGGGGTTCCTGCGGGTGATCGTGCTCAGCGCGGACCACGGGCAGACGGTGGTGGCGGCGAGGCCCATCACCGAGATCCAGACCAGCCTGGCCACGGCCGGACGGGTCCTGCTGGTGGGCACGCCCGCACTGCTCGTGCTGCTGGCCGTGGCCAGCTGGCTCATGATCGGCCGGACCCTGCACCCGATCGCCGCGCTGCGCAAGGGCGCGGCCGACATCACGCACACCGCCAGGTCGCGCCGGCTGCCCGTGCCGCAGTCGCGCGACGAGGTGCACTCGCTGGCCACCACGCTCAACGGCATGCTGGCCCGGCTCGAAGAGGCCGAGCAGCGCCAGCGGGCGCTGGTCTCCGACGCCGCGCACGAGCTGCGCAGCCCGCTCGCCAGCATCCGGCTGCAACTGGAGGTGGCGCTCGGCCACCCCGACGGCCAGGACTGGCAGGAGACCGCCGAGGGCGTGCTGGAGGATGCGATGCGGCTGTCCAGGCTGGCCGAGGACCTGCTGGCCCTGGCGCGCCTGGACGAGCGCGGCGGCGTGCCGGCCAGGCGGGAGCCGGTCGATCTGGACGAGGTGGTGCGCCAGACCGTCGACAGGTATGCCGAGGCCCGGCTGACCGTCTGCGACCCGGTCGTGGTCCGCGGCGACGCGCTCGACCTCAGCCGGGTGCTGACGAACCTGATGGACAACGCGGTACGCCACACCGCCTCCAAGGTGGAGGTGGCGCTGACGGCCGACGGCGTGCTGACCGTGACCGACGACGGTCCCGGCATTCCTGAGCAGGACCGTGAGCGGGTGTTCAACCGCTTCACCAGGCTCGACTCCGGGCGCAGCAGGGACGAGGGCGGCGCCGGGCTGGGGCTGGCGATCGTCCGCGAGACCGTGCGGGCGCACGGCGGCACGGTCGCTCTGGAGGACGCCGCGCCCGGCCTGCGGGCCGTGGTGCGGCTTCCCGTGTCCCGCTGA
- a CDS encoding response regulator transcription factor — translation MRVLVVEDERRMAAALQRGLQAEGFAVDLAHDGEEGLHAARHGEYDVVVLDIMLPRLSGYNVCKRLRAEENWVPILMLSAKDGEYDMADGLDLGADDYLTKPFSYVVLVARLRALLRRDAGRRPSVLAAGDLTLDPARRKVERAGTSVELTPREFALLEFLLRRRDEVVSKSEILEHVWDTFDTDPNVVEVYVGYLRRKIDAPFGRNALQTVRGAGYRLAGDGG, via the coding sequence ATGAGAGTACTTGTCGTCGAGGACGAGCGGCGCATGGCCGCCGCGCTCCAGCGGGGGCTCCAGGCTGAGGGGTTCGCGGTGGACCTCGCCCACGACGGTGAGGAGGGGCTGCACGCGGCCAGGCACGGAGAGTACGACGTCGTGGTGCTCGACATCATGCTGCCCCGGCTGTCGGGCTACAACGTGTGCAAGCGGCTGCGTGCCGAGGAGAACTGGGTGCCGATCCTCATGTTGTCGGCCAAGGACGGCGAGTACGACATGGCCGACGGGCTCGACCTGGGGGCCGACGACTACCTGACCAAGCCGTTCTCGTACGTGGTGCTGGTGGCCAGGCTGCGGGCGCTGCTGCGGCGCGACGCGGGGCGGCGGCCGTCGGTGCTCGCGGCCGGCGACCTGACGCTGGACCCGGCGCGCCGCAAGGTGGAGCGCGCCGGGACCTCGGTCGAGCTGACGCCGCGGGAGTTCGCGCTGCTGGAATTCCTGCTGCGCAGGCGCGACGAGGTGGTGTCGAAGTCGGAGATCCTGGAGCACGTGTGGGACACCTTCGACACCGACCCGAACGTGGTCGAGGTGTACGTCGGCTACCTGCGCCGCAAGATCGACGCCCCGTTCGGCAGGAACGCGCTGCAGACCGTGCGCGGCGCCGGCTACCGGCTGGCGGGCGACGGTGGCTGA
- a CDS encoding LolA family protein, which yields MRRGTFVRWGVPIAAAAVIGAAIGAGPVIAAVSGDPVLPERSAEQLLADAAAATSKQQGIAPMSGTVQQTASLGLPALPQTGGNTTPLSLLSGSHEVKVWYGGDQKFRVAMPTQLNETNLIVNGDQGWYWDSATNTATKLTIKAGDEQRSATPLPQPTDLTPSQAAQRLLEGVDEHTSIRVINTAEVAGRPAYQLVLAPKDEGSLVQEVRIALDGETYVPLQVQLFAKGSAEPAYQVGFTQVTFTQPAEENFTFTPPAGAKVEEATLGEEGFGQKAEERAEHAADVAGEAKWVGDGWSRVAVVPFKLSDLQAQTAQGGDEANAAAMLDTVLKSATPVSGTWGSGKLIKTKLVTALLTDDGRLLAGAVTPEEIIKAAGVK from the coding sequence ATGCGCAGAGGCACGTTCGTGAGGTGGGGAGTGCCGATCGCGGCTGCGGCCGTGATCGGAGCCGCGATCGGCGCCGGCCCCGTCATAGCCGCGGTGAGCGGCGACCCCGTGCTGCCCGAGCGATCGGCCGAGCAACTGCTCGCCGACGCCGCGGCGGCCACCAGCAAGCAGCAGGGCATCGCGCCGATGTCCGGGACCGTGCAGCAGACGGCGTCGCTGGGCCTGCCCGCGCTGCCGCAGACCGGCGGCAACACCACGCCGCTCAGCCTGCTGTCCGGCTCGCACGAGGTGAAGGTCTGGTACGGCGGCGACCAGAAGTTCCGCGTGGCCATGCCGACCCAGCTGAACGAGACCAACCTGATCGTGAACGGCGACCAGGGCTGGTACTGGGACAGCGCCACCAACACCGCGACCAAGTTGACGATCAAGGCCGGCGACGAGCAGCGGTCCGCCACGCCGCTGCCGCAGCCGACCGATCTGACGCCGTCCCAGGCGGCGCAGCGGCTGCTGGAAGGGGTGGACGAGCACACGTCCATCCGGGTGATCAACACGGCCGAGGTGGCGGGCCGGCCGGCCTACCAGCTCGTGCTGGCGCCCAAGGACGAGGGCTCGCTGGTGCAGGAGGTACGCATCGCGCTCGACGGCGAGACGTACGTGCCGCTCCAGGTGCAGCTGTTCGCCAAGGGATCGGCCGAGCCGGCGTACCAGGTGGGCTTCACGCAGGTGACGTTCACCCAGCCGGCGGAGGAGAACTTCACCTTCACCCCGCCCGCGGGCGCGAAGGTGGAGGAGGCGACGCTCGGTGAGGAGGGCTTCGGCCAGAAGGCCGAGGAACGCGCCGAGCACGCCGCCGACGTGGCCGGCGAGGCCAAGTGGGTCGGCGACGGCTGGTCGAGGGTCGCCGTCGTGCCGTTCAAGCTGTCGGACCTGCAGGCCCAGACGGCGCAGGGCGGCGATGAGGCCAACGCGGCCGCGATGCTCGACACGGTGCTCAAGTCCGCCACCCCGGTGAGCGGCACGTGGGGCTCCGGCAAGCTGATCAAGACCAAGCTGGTCACCGCCCTGCTGACCGACGACGGCCGTCTCCTGGCCGGCGCGGTCACCCCCGAGGAGATCATCAAGGCGGCGGGCGTCAAGTGA
- a CDS encoding ABC transporter ATP-binding protein, whose amino-acid sequence MTAITLEAGAPFGAAPPSGDAIVTHGLTKRFRGGQVAVDALDLAVPRGSVFGFLGPNGSGKTTTIRMLLGLVAPTEGTYSVLGLPIAHALPLVGALVEGPAFYPYLSGAANLMRFDAADPTADGATAKRRVADALERVGLSAAAGKRYRNYSLGMRQRLAIAAALLGPRELLILDEPTNGLDPQGTREVRTLVKEIAADGTTVFVSSHLLAEIEQMCTHAAIMRTGRLVAQGTIASLSSGLVARVRVETPDVAAAARTLGTLGLADVRAGDGEVTAELGGHAPEKINAALVGDGVAVRGLAVVRPSLEDVFVGLTGEGFDVDG is encoded by the coding sequence GTGACCGCCATCACGCTGGAAGCGGGGGCGCCCTTCGGGGCGGCCCCGCCCTCGGGGGACGCGATTGTGACGCACGGCCTGACCAAGCGTTTCCGCGGCGGCCAGGTCGCCGTGGACGCGCTGGACCTGGCCGTGCCGCGCGGGTCGGTGTTCGGCTTCCTCGGGCCCAACGGCTCGGGCAAGACCACCACGATCCGCATGCTGCTCGGCCTGGTCGCGCCCACGGAGGGGACGTACTCCGTGCTCGGCCTGCCGATCGCCCACGCCCTGCCCCTGGTGGGAGCGCTGGTCGAGGGCCCGGCCTTCTATCCGTACCTGTCGGGGGCGGCCAACCTCATGCGCTTCGACGCCGCCGACCCGACAGCGGACGGCGCCACCGCCAAACGGCGCGTCGCCGACGCGTTGGAGCGCGTAGGCCTGTCGGCCGCCGCGGGCAAGCGCTATCGCAACTACTCGCTCGGCATGCGCCAGCGCCTGGCCATCGCGGCCGCGCTGCTGGGGCCGCGGGAGCTGCTCATCCTGGACGAGCCGACCAACGGGCTCGACCCGCAGGGCACCCGCGAGGTGCGGACGCTGGTCAAGGAGATCGCCGCCGACGGCACCACCGTCTTCGTCTCCTCCCACCTGCTGGCCGAGATCGAGCAGATGTGCACGCACGCGGCGATCATGCGTACCGGCAGGCTCGTCGCGCAGGGCACGATCGCCTCGCTGAGCAGCGGCCTGGTCGCCCGCGTGCGGGTGGAGACGCCGGACGTGGCCGCCGCCGCGCGCACGCTCGGCACGCTGGGCCTGGCCGACGTGCGGGCGGGCGACGGAGAGGTGACCGCCGAGCTGGGCGGGCACGCCCCGGAGAAGATCAACGCCGCGCTGGTCGGGGACGGCGTGGCCGTACGAGGGCTGGCGGTCGTGCGGCCGAGCCTCGAGGACGTGTTCGTCGGGCTGACAGGAGAGGGATTCGATGTCGACGGCTGA
- a CDS encoding ABC transporter permease yields the protein MSTADTGTQTRELRRTPGLVPVKETMRTTERRAPESAEEIASSPAPARRTWAFWRLLGSELGLTFRRPRNLALLAVLGVVPIVLGIGLWIAAGSGGDDEMSGIIQDVAGNSLMLTFLSFSFLVLLLMPVVVSVVAGDSIAGEAGTGTLRYLLAAPAGRTRLLAVKYLNAVVFAYAATAVVALSALLTGLILFPGGSVTLLSGTTISMADGLLRILIAAGYVGAGMAALAAVAVALSTFTEVSIGAIAGTMVLVIVCQVLRAVPDLAPIAPYLLPTRFTDFDAVLRSPIDTAVLRDGLLAFGAYIVLFGSIAWARFSGKDITS from the coding sequence ATGTCGACGGCTGACACCGGGACGCAGACCCGCGAGCTCCGCCGCACACCAGGGCTGGTGCCGGTGAAGGAGACCATGCGCACCACCGAACGCCGCGCGCCGGAGTCCGCCGAGGAGATCGCCTCGTCGCCGGCCCCCGCCAGGAGGACGTGGGCGTTCTGGCGGCTGCTCGGCTCGGAGCTGGGCCTGACGTTCCGCCGGCCGCGCAATCTGGCGCTGCTCGCGGTGCTCGGCGTCGTGCCGATCGTCCTCGGCATCGGGCTCTGGATCGCCGCCGGCTCCGGCGGTGACGACGAGATGAGCGGCATCATCCAGGACGTCGCGGGCAACAGCCTCATGCTGACGTTCCTGTCGTTCTCCTTCCTCGTGCTGCTGCTGATGCCGGTGGTCGTCAGCGTGGTCGCGGGCGACTCGATCGCGGGGGAGGCGGGCACCGGGACGCTGCGCTACCTGCTGGCCGCACCGGCCGGGCGCACGCGGCTGCTGGCGGTGAAATACCTCAACGCGGTCGTCTTCGCCTACGCCGCCACCGCGGTGGTGGCGCTGTCGGCGCTGCTGACCGGGCTGATCCTGTTCCCCGGCGGGTCCGTGACGCTGCTGTCCGGCACCACCATCTCCATGGCGGACGGGCTGCTGCGCATCCTCATCGCCGCCGGGTACGTCGGCGCCGGCATGGCCGCGCTGGCCGCCGTCGCGGTGGCGCTGTCGACGTTCACCGAGGTGTCCATCGGGGCCATCGCCGGGACCATGGTGCTCGTCATCGTCTGCCAGGTGCTGCGGGCCGTCCCGGATCTCGCCCCGATCGCCCCGTACCTGCTGCCGACCCGGTTCACCGACTTCGACGCGGTCCTGCGCAGCCCCATCGACACCGCCGTCCTGCGGGACGGGCTGCTGGCGTTCGGGGCGTACATCGTGCTCTTCGGCTCGATCGCGTGGGCCCGTTTCTCCGGCAAGGACATCACGTCCTGA
- a CDS encoding protein kinase domain-containing protein: MRPLTVGDPVIIGRYLLLGRLGTGGMGVVYLAEHPQGGLVALKTPHAVHLNDATLRARFAEEVAFSRRLVPFCTAAVVEDGTDKDRPYLVTEYIPGPALSQVVMARGPLTPDLAYGVALGVAAALVAVHEAGLVHRDLKPGNVLLSTNGPRVIDFGIARDVDTLAAHTQAGQVMGSPGWVAPERLTGGPALPASDVFAWGCLVAFAASGHHPFGGGEPDVLTRRILFDPPRLAGVPAMVRPAVEAALAKDPADRPKAADLLRALLAAGGVGDPWDLRQAVASVLAEIWTPVPYPPGGGLVRLVSAPGEAEPGTTPRRGNRAKSGLHLSHATFAALATVSIAAVTVIAASGGDGTTMGGGALLPADPAVVQPHGSADSTVRRSSGPTGGRPPTRATVAPVNSTPTVPTAFVTPTRTRNPIAVLSPSPGRKNTIRPENTSGPGDPGGADPGPCANPAGRRRGNAAARRDCPQPSSSISTIPQDGPGESPGPSATVSATPTQTATGTP, translated from the coding sequence GTGCGACCGCTTACGGTGGGCGACCCGGTCATCATCGGCCGATACCTGCTCCTGGGCCGTCTCGGCACCGGGGGAATGGGAGTGGTGTATCTGGCCGAACACCCTCAGGGTGGCCTGGTCGCACTCAAGACACCGCATGCGGTGCATCTCAACGATGCCACGTTACGGGCGCGCTTCGCTGAGGAAGTGGCATTCTCGCGCAGATTGGTGCCCTTCTGCACGGCGGCGGTCGTGGAGGACGGCACCGACAAGGACCGCCCGTACCTGGTCACCGAGTACATCCCCGGCCCCGCGCTCTCGCAGGTCGTCATGGCCAGGGGGCCGCTCACGCCCGACCTCGCCTACGGCGTGGCGCTCGGCGTCGCAGCGGCGCTGGTGGCGGTGCACGAAGCAGGGCTGGTGCACCGCGACCTCAAGCCGGGCAACGTCCTGCTGTCCACGAACGGGCCGCGCGTCATCGACTTCGGCATCGCCCGCGACGTGGACACGCTGGCCGCGCACACCCAGGCCGGGCAGGTCATGGGCAGTCCCGGCTGGGTGGCGCCGGAGCGGCTGACGGGCGGTCCCGCGCTGCCCGCGTCCGACGTGTTCGCGTGGGGCTGCCTGGTGGCGTTCGCCGCGTCCGGGCACCACCCGTTCGGCGGGGGCGAGCCGGACGTGCTGACCCGGCGCATCCTGTTCGACCCGCCGCGGTTGGCGGGCGTGCCCGCCATGGTGCGGCCCGCCGTCGAGGCGGCGCTGGCCAAGGATCCCGCCGACCGGCCCAAGGCCGCCGATCTGCTGCGGGCGCTGCTGGCCGCGGGCGGGGTCGGCGATCCCTGGGATCTGCGGCAGGCCGTGGCGAGCGTGCTCGCGGAGATCTGGACCCCCGTGCCCTATCCGCCCGGAGGAGGCCTGGTACGTCTCGTGTCGGCGCCCGGCGAAGCGGAGCCGGGCACCACCCCCCGGCGCGGGAACCGGGCCAAGAGCGGCCTGCATCTGTCGCACGCCACGTTCGCCGCCCTGGCCACCGTGTCGATCGCGGCGGTCACGGTGATCGCGGCCTCGGGCGGCGACGGGACGACCATGGGCGGCGGCGCGCTGCTGCCCGCCGATCCGGCCGTCGTCCAGCCCCACGGCAGCGCCGACTCCACCGTCCGCCGGTCCTCAGGTCCGACGGGCGGCCGGCCGCCCACGCGGGCGACCGTCGCCCCGGTCAACTCGACGCCCACGGTGCCCACGGCCTTCGTCACGCCCACCCGCACGCGGAACCCGATCGCCGTGCTCAGCCCCTCCCCCGGCAGGAAGAACACCATCCGCCCGGAGAACACCAGCGGCCCCGGCGACCCGGGCGGCGCCGACCCCGGCCCGTGCGCGAACCCGGCGGGGCGCAGGCGCGGCAACGCGGCGGCCCGGCGGGACTGCCCGCAACCGTCCAGCTCGATCAGCACGATTCCGCAGGACGGGCCCGGCGAGTCCCCCGGCCCCTCCGCGACGGTCTCCGCCACCCCCACGCAGACGGCCACCGGCACGCCCTGA
- a CDS encoding 6-phospho-beta-glucosidase yields MRLAVLGGGGFRVPLVYGALLRDRVKPRVEEVVLYDVSAERLEVIEHVLRRLAAGHDDPPAVRTTTELDAALRDADFVFSAIRVGGLAGRTADERVALDLGLLGQETTGPGGIAYGLRTIPVALRVAERVAALAPRAWVINFTNPAGMITEAMRRVLGDRVIGICDSPIGLIRRAAAALGLDPARVSPDYVGLNHLGWLRGLVHEGRDVLPGLLADDAALRQVEEACIFGPEWVRTLGALPNEYLYYYYFTREAVAAISGPTRGESLLSQQEAFYAAVRARPDDALAEWLSARRQRDASYMAEARDATDAGERDAADLEAGGYEGIALALMAAIARGEPATMILNVRNGSAVPGLPEDAVVEIPCTVGGAGVRPLATRPLPGRFLGLVQQVKAVEQTAIEAALTGSSRLAVEAFALHPLVDSASVARRLLDGYRARIPELAAVFPS; encoded by the coding sequence ATGAGACTGGCCGTCCTCGGAGGCGGGGGCTTCCGGGTGCCGCTCGTGTACGGCGCGCTGCTGCGCGACCGGGTCAAGCCGCGGGTGGAGGAGGTGGTCCTGTACGACGTGTCGGCCGAGCGGCTGGAGGTCATCGAGCACGTGCTGCGCCGGCTCGCCGCCGGGCACGACGACCCGCCTGCCGTGCGGACCACCACCGAGCTCGACGCCGCGCTACGCGATGCCGACTTCGTCTTCTCCGCCATCCGGGTGGGCGGCCTGGCCGGGCGCACCGCGGACGAGCGGGTGGCGCTGGACCTGGGCCTGCTCGGCCAGGAGACGACCGGCCCCGGCGGCATCGCCTACGGCCTGCGGACCATCCCGGTCGCGCTGCGCGTGGCCGAGCGGGTGGCCGCGCTCGCGCCCCGGGCCTGGGTCATCAACTTCACCAACCCCGCAGGCATGATCACTGAGGCCATGCGGCGGGTGCTGGGCGACCGGGTGATCGGCATCTGCGACTCGCCGATCGGCCTGATCCGGCGGGCCGCCGCCGCGCTCGGGCTCGATCCGGCCCGCGTGTCGCCCGACTACGTCGGCCTCAACCACCTCGGCTGGCTGCGCGGCCTCGTCCACGAGGGCCGTGACGTGCTGCCCGGCCTGCTCGCCGACGACGCGGCGCTGCGGCAGGTCGAGGAGGCCTGCATCTTCGGCCCCGAGTGGGTGCGCACGCTGGGGGCGCTGCCCAACGAATACCTGTACTACTACTACTTCACGCGTGAGGCCGTCGCCGCGATCTCCGGGCCCACCAGGGGTGAGTCCCTGCTGAGCCAGCAGGAGGCGTTCTACGCGGCCGTGCGGGCCCGGCCGGACGACGCGCTCGCCGAGTGGCTGAGCGCGCGCAGGCAGCGCGACGCCTCGTACATGGCCGAGGCCCGCGACGCCACCGACGCCGGCGAGCGGGACGCCGCCGACCTGGAGGCGGGCGGCTACGAAGGCATCGCGCTGGCCCTCATGGCCGCCATCGCCCGCGGCGAGCCCGCCACCATGATCCTCAACGTGCGCAACGGCTCAGCGGTGCCGGGCCTGCCCGAGGACGCGGTCGTGGAGATCCCGTGCACGGTCGGCGGCGCCGGCGTGCGCCCTCTGGCCACCCGGCCGCTCCCCGGGCGTTTCCTGGGCCTCGTCCAGCAGGTCAAGGCGGTGGAGCAGACGGCCATCGAGGCCGCGCTGACCGGCTCGTCCCGGCTGGCCGTCGAGGCGTTCGCCCTGCACCCGCTGGTGGACTCGGCGTCCGTGGCCCGCAGGTTGCTCGACGGCTACCGCGCCCGCATCCCCGAACTGGCGGCCGTCTTCCCGAGCTGA
- a CDS encoding DeoR/GlpR family DNA-binding transcription regulator, whose amino-acid sequence MLQRLRHAEIMRRVRLSGATSVRDLASQLGVSPSTIRRDLEVLDRDGTLRRVRGGALASVDADADRPFAAVEPVDEQDKEAVAARAAQLVADGDVILLDIGTTTMRLARRLRGRRVTVVTSSLAVLDVLRADPEVELLLLGGMLRRPYHSLIGVLTEAALSQVVADRVFLGASGVRPDGQLVDTTLAEVPLKRAMIAAARQVVLLVDRHKFPGTGALRVCGPEDIDVIVTNEGADAATLRHCAAAGAEVLLT is encoded by the coding sequence GTGCTGCAGCGTCTGAGACATGCCGAGATCATGCGCCGCGTCCGGCTCTCAGGCGCCACGAGCGTTCGCGATCTCGCCAGCCAGCTCGGCGTGAGCCCGTCGACCATCCGCAGGGACCTCGAGGTGCTCGACCGCGACGGGACCTTGCGGCGCGTCCGCGGCGGCGCCCTGGCCAGCGTGGACGCCGACGCCGACCGGCCCTTCGCCGCGGTCGAGCCGGTCGACGAGCAGGACAAGGAGGCGGTGGCCGCGCGCGCCGCCCAGCTCGTGGCCGACGGGGACGTGATCCTGCTCGACATCGGGACGACCACGATGCGGCTGGCCAGGCGGCTGCGCGGGCGCCGCGTCACCGTGGTCACCTCCAGCCTCGCCGTGCTCGACGTGCTCCGCGCCGACCCGGAGGTCGAGCTGCTGCTGCTCGGCGGCATGCTGCGCCGCCCGTACCACTCGCTGATCGGGGTGCTGACCGAGGCGGCGCTGAGCCAGGTGGTCGCCGACCGCGTGTTCCTGGGCGCCAGCGGCGTGCGGCCGGACGGGCAGCTCGTCGACACCACGCTCGCCGAGGTGCCGCTGAAACGCGCCATGATCGCGGCGGCGCGGCAGGTGGTGCTGCTCGTGGACCGGCACAAGTTCCCCGGCACCGGCGCGTTGCGGGTGTGCGGGCCCGAGGACATCGACGTGATCGTCACGAACGAGGGCGCCGACGCGGCGACGCTGCGCCACTGCGCGGCCGCGGGCGCCGAGGTGCTGCTCACGTGA